A window from Pongo abelii isolate AG06213 chromosome 6, NHGRI_mPonAbe1-v2.0_pri, whole genome shotgun sequence encodes these proteins:
- the LOC100435154 gene encoding LOW QUALITY PROTEIN: olfactory receptor 2A25 (The sequence of the model RefSeq protein was modified relative to this genomic sequence to represent the inferred CDS: substituted 1 base at 1 genomic stop codon), with product MGGNQTSITEFHLLGFPIDPRIQMLLFGLFSLFYIFTLLGNGTILGLISLDFRLHTPMYFFLSHLAVVDIAYACNTVPQMLVNLLHPAKSISFAGCMTQMFLFLSFAHTECLLLVVMSYDRYVAICHPLXYSVIMTWRACITLALTSWILGVLLALVHLVLLLPLSFCGPQKLNHFFCEIMAVLKLACADTHINEVMVLAGAVSVLVGPFFSIVISYVHILCAILKIQSGEGRQKAFSICFSHLCVVGLFYGTAIITYVEPQYESPKEQKKYLLLFHSLFNPMFNPLIYSLRNKEVQGALKRVLEKERTS from the coding sequence ATGGGGGGAAATCAGACTTCCATCACAGAGTTCCACCTATTGGGATTTCCCATTGACCCAAGGATTCAGATGCTCCTCTTTGGGCTCTTCTCCCTGTTCTACATCTTCACCCTGCTGGGGAATGGGACCATCTTAGGGCTCATCTCACTGGACTTCAgactccacacccccatgtacttcttcctctcaCACCTGGCAGTCGTCGACATCGCCTATGCTTGCAACACGGTGCCCCAGATGCTGGTGAACCTCCTGCATCCAGCCAAGTCCATCTCCTTTGCTGGCTGCATGAcccagatgtttctgtttttgagttTTGCACATACAGAATGTCTCCTCCTGGTGGTGATGTCCTATGATCGGTACGTGGCCATCTGCCACCCTCTCTGATATTCCGTCATCATGACCTGGAGAGCCTGCATCACTTTGGCATTGACTTCCTGGATTTTAGGAGTCTTATTGGCCCTTGTCCATCTAGTGTTACTGCTACCACTGTCCTTCTGTGGACCTCAGAAACTTAATCACTTTTTCTGTGAAATTatggctgttctcaaacttgCCTGTGCAGATACCCACATTAATGAGGTAATGGTTTTGGCAGGGGCAGTGTCTGTGCTGGTGGGACCCTTCTTTTCCATTGTAATATCTTATGTTCATATTCTATGTGCCATTCTAAAGATCCAGTCAGGAGAGGGGCGCCAGAAAGCCTTCTCCATCTGCTTCTCCCATCTCTGTGTGGTTGGACTCTTTTATGGTACAGCCATCATCACATATGTTGAGCCCCAATATGAGAGCCCCAAAGAGCAGAAGAAATATCTCCTGCTGTTTCACAGCCTCTTCAATCCCATGTTTAATCCCCTAATTTATAGTCTTAGGAACAAGGAAGTCCAAGGTGCTCTAAAGAGGGTGCTTGAAAAGGAGAGAACTTCATGA
- the LOC100435522 gene encoding LOW QUALITY PROTEIN: olfactory receptor 2A12 (The sequence of the model RefSeq protein was modified relative to this genomic sequence to represent the inferred CDS: inserted 1 base in 1 codon; substituted 1 base at 1 genomic stop codon), producing the protein MESNQTWITEVILLGFQVDPDLELFLFGFFLLFYSFTLMGNGIILGLICLESRLHTPMYVFLSHLAIVDMSYASSTVPKMLANLVMHKKVISFAPCILQTFLYLAFAITECLILVVMCYDRYVAICHLLQYTLIMNWRVCTVLASTCWIFSFLLALVHITLILRLPFCGPQKINHFFCQIMSVFKLACADTRLDQAVLFAGSALVLGGLLCLVLVSYSHILVAIXRIQSGEGRRKAFSTCCSHLCVVGLFFGSAIVMYMAPKSSHSQEQRKIFSLFYSLFNPMLXPLIYSLRNAEVKGALKRVLWKQRSM; encoded by the exons ATGGAAAGCAATCAGACCTGGATCACAGAAGTCAtcctgctgggattccaggtggaCCCAGATCTGGAGTTGTTCCTCTTTGGGTTTTTCTTGCTATTCTACAGCTTCACCCTGATGGGAAATGGGATTATCCTGGGGCTCATCTGCTTGGAATCTAGACTGCACACACCCATGTACGTCTTCCTGTCACACCTGGCCATCGTGGACATGTCCTATGCCTCGAGTACTGTCCCTAAGATGCTAGCAAATCTTGTGATGCACAAAAAAGTCATCTCCTTTGCTCCTTGCATACTTCAGACTTTTTTGTATTTGGCGTTTGCTATTACAGAGTGTCTGATTTTGGTGGTGATGTGCTATGATCGATATGTGGCAATCTGTCACCTCTTGCAATACACCCTCATTATGAACTGGAGAGTGTGCACTGTCCTGGCCTCAACTTGCTGGATATTTAGCTTTCTCTTGGCTCTGGTACATATTACTCTTATTCTGAGGCTGCCTTTTTGTGGCCCACAAAAGATCAACCACTTTTTCTGTCAAATCATGTCTGTATTCAAATTGGCCTGTGCTGACACTAGGCTCGACCAGGCTGTCCTCTTTGCGGGTTCTGCGTTAGTCTTAGGGGGGCTGCTCTGCCTGGTGCTGGTCTCCTACTCGCACATCCTGGTGGCCATCTGAAGGATCCAGTCTGGGGAGGGCCGCAGAAAGGCCTTCTCTACCTGCTGCTCCCACCTCTGCGTGGTGGGGCTTTTCTTTGGCAGCGCCATCGTCATGTACATGGCCCCCAAGTCAAGCCATTCTCAAGAACAGAGGAAGATCTTTTCCCTGTTTTACAGCCTTTTCAACCCGATGC ACCCCCTCATCTATAGCCTTAGGAACGCAGAGGTGAAAGGGGCTCTAAAGAGAGTCCTTTGGAAACAGAGATCAATGTGA